The Silene latifolia isolate original U9 population chromosome X, ASM4854445v1, whole genome shotgun sequence genome contains the following window.
ATCATATACAGATGCACACTTGATTAATTATATTCGGAATAATAAGAAGAACAAGGAGTAAGTTCTAACTGACCATACAGCTTTTTAAAAACTTCGGTTTTTGTCCACTCTCTGCTGTTCCGTGTTTTCTAATCTAATTGCAACATATGCATCATTAGTGAGGTCGTTGTAGAAACCGATTGGTTGCAAGTTACTCAAGACGCGCTGCAGACCTTGCTGCCAGGAAATTGGGTAATGGATATGGTTATTGATGCTGTTGGTATTCGTACTACAATCGAAAACCCAAGTGTTGTGTATTTTCCGACAATCATAAAGGTATTCATATTCCTTATTGTGTCAAAtgattgtttttggtttttgaaatgacaaagaattttgacaaatgttctcaaatttcAGGGAGTTGTCGGTAAAAAGGGGTTTCGAAGTCAATACGTCCTACTTGACTACTTGCCCCTCAATCTAAACACAACCCAACTGGTAAATAAATATTCTCTTACTTTTTTTTTCCATGCAATTTTTTTCCAatgcatttttttttcatttgaagtCGATAAATCCTACTTGACTAGTTTGTAATATTTCAGGCTTTCTTTCCTTATTGTGTGGAGAGATCACATTGGTTTGCATGCGTTGTTGACTTTGGGAAAAGGATGAACTTCATACTCGACTCCAACCTGCCAAGGCGCCGTGAAGTTAGGCACAAAATTTTACTTGAACaggtatgatttattagtttttgCACAAAAACATGTTACCCCTCACTTATTATATCCGGAAGGCTGCTCAACAGTTTTTGACTACCCAAAATGCATTGTCGAATGAAAATACTGTTGGTGAtctttatgtgcatgaaatacccaTTGTATGTGCATGACATACCCTTGCATGTGCATTAAATAGCCTtataccacaatcacaatcactcaCTGTCTTGTTTTTGTATAGCTCCTGCCTGCTTTGGAGATCATCGCAAGAGACTCTCCAAGATACACAAGGTTGTTGGAGATCAAGAATTTTCAGTGGGAGGTTGTGCAAGTGCCTCAACAAAAGAATGGGTATTCTCGTGGAGTTTATTTGTTAAAGTGGCTAGAAAATTTGTGTGATCAAGCATCATGGAGTGATGAGCGTTCTTACGAGGTATAAATTTTTCAACAAACTTTTGTAAACATTATTCAGTATATTTTATTTCAAGCATTTCAATATTTGTTGTCAAATTAAATTTTTACGTAAGATTTGGATGAATATGGTACGAGTATGATTGCACGTCTCATCAAATGGAAGCGAAACAAGAGAAAGGTAAATATAAAGAACCTTGAATGCCTAATTTAAATTTTGCCTAATTTTAATCTTCTTTTCATTAGATTCTGTCTCGGAGTTACTTTTACGTAACAGTATTTTCCCCCCCGTTTTTTTGTAGGATTATCACTAGGTGATATTTTCTAAACACTTGAGTCGAGGGATGTGCAAAGGGAGTGGCAGATGACCTAATCCAAAATTCGAAACACTGCCATTTTTTGATTTGATTCCTTGAGTCGAGGGATGTACAAAGGGAGTAGACCCTGGAATTTTAGATTCTTGTGGAGTTTATTCTAGAATATGTAGTACACTAAGTCTTGAGAGTACATATTAGATTTTGGAATATGTAAGGCGTGTAAGACATGAAGTCATGTTTCTGGACTAATTCTAAAAACATGTCACGGGGCAACGAAAACGAGAAACAATTTTCAAAGTTAGATAAcgaacatgtcacgaggcaacAAAAACAAGAGACAATTTTCAAATTTGGATAAcgaacatgtcacgaggcaacgaaaacgagagacaattttcGAAATTGGAAAAcgaacatgtcacgaggcaacgaaaacgagaaccaattttcaaaattggataacaaacatgtcacgaggcaacgaaaacgagagacaattttcaaaattggacaacgaaaaggctgtaatcaaATCTGAAAACATCGTAAATGCATTAAAAACTGTTCCACATGTATGAAATAACAGTGTGCATGCATGAAACATGTAActcatgtgtccaaggtcaaatcttaaagtaatctcaagtgaacttttaaaatgttgcattttaattTAGATTTTGGAATTTTATTATTAACTTTGACGGTTGGGGATGTGGTAGCAAAGAAGGATGTAGTGGTAGATCAAATTAATCGCCGTAAGGTTTCTTGATACTCGCATAATGTGTGCATGAAATAACGTTCTTTGTGCATGAAATACAtgtgtatgtgcatgaaataacgtTGTATGTGCACGAAATAATGGTGACAGGAACACTCAGGCTTTACATTCTATAAGTGTTACATTCATtcgaataaaataaaaataaaaagtcccgaattattcaataaggcaaatgtccaatatctatcaaataaaataaaattcccGAATTTTTCAATAAGGTAAAATAAAAAATTACTCTACTCATTGTCGGTTGTCCTTCGGTCACAATTCCTACTGTCGTGGTTCACCATCTCCCCACAGGCCCTGCATTTTCTTAGCGCTTTCTTGTTCACTTCCCCAACTCGTTATCTTTGTGAGATCAGCCTTTTTCCCGAGCCTTTGTTTTTGCACTGCCTTGGAGGCAAAACCTTAATCTCCCTAGGAATGTTTGTTCCTAAAAGCATCCCAATTTCAGCATTCTTGTCCTTTACCTTTGCAATACTAGTATTTCCACTTTCATCAGGGGTAATTTTTACCCTTTCCTTGAACTCACGCAAAATCCCAAGCAACTCATCACAATGCCCAGGACTCTGTTCAACAAGTGCCACACAAGTAAACAACTCTGACCATAACTCGCCAACTTTGTTTTTCTGTACATCCATTGATGTACAATCAGCAAGCAACTTGCCATTAGGGCCGACGATTATTGGCAGGTTGCTAGTTTGCTCCACCGACTAAGCGGTAGTCACTTGGAACTTTTCGAATTCCCGATCTTTAAAGACACACAGAGCATGTCGACAGAGCATTCCATgtctttcaaacttcttgcaTGTGCATACCACTGAAACATCATCCTTCTTAAAACCAACCTTATACGTTTTATTTCGAACTTGATCTATGATATCTGTGTATAGAATTGGATAggttttatctttttctttatcccCAACCCCACATGAATAGCAAGCTGCTTCGACTTCCTTTTGAAACTCGCCGAAAATTGTTGGAGTGTAGATTTCTgatgcatgcttttctagggCTAATGGAGTCGACAACTGGGGGAAGGAGTTTTTTTATTGTGCAACAAGTTTCGAATGAGTCCATCTTTGAGAATCCAttgcactctcaaatctcatccaaaactcAACTAGGGTTAAATTAGGATTAGTGAAGTTGCTGAAAAAGTGGTTTTCTGACTCTGACCTGGAGGCCGTTCTCATCAAGCCTCCTAAAAACAAATCACGAAAGTAAGCTGGAACCCACATATTTCTAATGTTGTACTTCTCCTTAAGCCACTCGTTATCCGACAACCCATGAGATTCAACTATTGTTGTCCACCTTTCCTCAAATTCAAGCGGCTCCACATCTTCGCTCCAAACCCATCGGTTTATCTTCTTCAGGAACTCAGTATTTTTACATATTACAGGACCTACTTTCTCAGGCAACTTTTTtagtatgtgccacatgcaatatctgtgttgcaccttgtctttccaggctaatttcattccttcttctatcCCCGCATCTTCATCAGTTATCATACAAACTGGATGACAACCCCCCATAGCCTCTACGAATTTCGTAAATTGCCAAGCAAAAGGACTCCTTACTCTCATCTATAATAAGTCCAGCCCCAAAGGTCACGCATCTCTTATGATTATCCACGCCTGTAAAAGGACCAAATATCATCCTATACTTGTTTTTTCTAAAGGTCGTATCAAAAGAGGTCATATCTCCGAATAGCAAATAGTTTTTAATACTAATAGGGTCAGCCCAAAACACATGTGACACTCGACCTATCTCGTCtacctcaaaatcaaaataaaaagatggacacatgtgttttatcttcataaaatgcTCAATAAGCATTTGAGCATCCCCCTCTGATAAATAATTTTTGATATCTCTAGAAAAGTTCTTAAAGTTTTCCAATGACGCACCCACATTCCTATAACCTCTAGCATACTCCTTGAACAACCTATACGACTTAACTGGACCTATCTTATTTTTGGAGTTGTCAATTATCAATTTTTTGTGAACTACATTCAACTCTCTCGTTTGTGTCAAATGTACCATTGTTGATGGTGTTTGTGGCATATGATTATGACCTTCATGAAAATCATATATTTGGTATTTACCCATATCAGGACCTTCCTCCAAAATTCGCTTAAATTTAATACAAGAAGGACATTCTATCCTAGTCCTTTGCCTCCTGTGATTTTTCCCTTTCACTTCACATACTCCAGCcttattacacacaactttttTATGTGTAACGACACCATTTTTAGACTTTTTTGAGCTTAATCTAGTCACAAACCCACATTCTTTTGCATATGCTTTATAAAACTCAACACCTAGTTTAAGCTTATCGAATAGCATACCAATAACAGGCTTAAGATGGTTGAGACACTCAAAAACCTGATTCGTGTTGCTTGAGGAACCTTCTGCTGCCTCCTCATCCTCTGCCTCCTCTACTATGATATCTGCATATGTGGTGCAATTAAAGTAAGAAAGGCGAGGGATACAAAAGCATATGAAATGTACCTTTAAAAAGCTGAAAACATCAAGCAACTACCAGGATGAATAGAATTGTACCTTCAACAAATTCGAAAGTCACAACTTCAGGAACATCATGTTCAACTGCTATTGCAGATATTTCTAATATAGGCTAACATGCATTAGCTTCAACATTCGCTCCATCGTTTTTAATGACATTTGAAGAAGTTTGTGATAGTATTGAGGAGTTGTCTTTGTCATTATTGCTGCAACAAGAAATgtcaaaaattaaataagcaacaatacaacagtataattcatgaaattgagtccctgattttaacaaatgtaggcaatttcataatttctccaaccctaatttctcaattaagccaatttgattcacaaaatcacattttgatgcacctaaacaggaatttgatgcatataaacaggaatttggatgcacataaacaagattttgatgcacataaacggtctccaaccctaatttctcagtttccccaatttaattcatgaaaccctaatttctcaattaggccaatttgattcacaaaatcacattttgatgcacctaaacaGGAATTGGATGCACATAAATAggaatttggatgcacataaataggattttgatgcacataaacggtctccaaTCCTAATTTCccagtttccccaatttaattcatgaaaccctAAATTCAGAAGCATGATTTATCACTCCAGAAACTTAAGAgacgaatcaaaccctaatttcatggtttcaacaaatttctcaaatcccctaaccctaatttctcagtttccccaatttaattgacGAAATCCTAAATTCAGAAGCATAATTGTTCAATTCAGAATTCTAATCGATTAATCAATCCCTAATTTCACGAACAGTCTAATTTAATCGACTAAATCAACTAatttcacaacaaataatcataaAGATCGAAATTTTACTTCGAATTTAAAGGCGTCATTGATTGAAGCAGCGTCGAAAGGTTGATTGTCGAAGAATTTATCGTTCGATTGTAGAGAAAGTTAAGGTTTGATTATCAAAGAGGCGATGGCGGAAGGTTTTAATAGTCGACAGATGAGTTGAAGAGAGAGACAAAGAATGATGAGAGAGAAAGCAAAATTTAAAAATGTCTGAGTTTAGGTGGGTTTGGGAGGGACGCGCGAAAAAATTTGGGGTTTCGTTGAGTTAATGTCAGCGTGTGTATTATTAGTATgtggttctcattatatgggtggttctcaccggatctcgaccctatatatatatatatatatatatatatatatatatataggatcatatgagttgggtcatgtttggtgagttacccctctaaatctggACCATTGATCTAATCTAAGATGAATGGCTGAGATTAAATCTTACTCAAACTATAAAAACCCACTTTTCTCTCAATCTCCCTTATTATTAGAAAAACACCCTGTCTCCCTCCTCCTTCCCCCTCTAAAAAGCCAGAACACAAAAACCAAACCTCCGATaatcaattttaattgtttcgtgCTCTTCATCTTCAATTTCTCTCCGTTTTCAGAGCGATTTCATGCATGTCCTTCGCGCTCATTAGATCTACTTCGTCTTTATCTTCAATTATTGCAATAAGGTAATCGTTTCCTCTTAttatactatttttatttttttgaacttcatttttatttttctttgctTGAATTTCTAGTCTTTTGTGTGTCTATTCTTCAATTTATTCAGTCGTTTTCATTATGTAGTTCAATTTGTCGtgtttttgttgttaaattacaTTTTCTTTGTTTTCGCATCATTCTAGGGTTTTGTAATTGTATTTTGCATTTTTGTACCTGATTTTGATGTTGTTCTTTCTGGTTTTTGGTGATTTCGTTGTGCTTTTGTTGCaatgaagataatgtgtttgttGAAATTATTCGTTATTATAATATATTGACGTAGTTATTGTAATATAGGGATTTTAATGTTGCAGTACtcaattattgtattactttaatcgagttattgtattattcaaactaaGTTATTTTATCTTGTACTTCTTGTTTTGTTGTGTTAGTGTCtaagttattgtattactttaaccaaATTATTCTATTattgaaactcagttattgtattttataGTTACTTCTTGTTCGTTGTCTTGGGATATATTCTGTTATGTCCTCTTTAGTGCTaatttaaccgagttattgtttGTCCAAGTGGTAGGTTGATTGCTTATGTGACTTTTTGGAAACGAGGAAAGCAGGAAAAGAAGGGATTGTCGTTTCTACATTTAAAATTGTTGATGTTAATTTTGAATGAAAAACAAAGCAGATGAACGATAATGAATCGGAATTTTTTTACCATGTTTCACTTACTCACATATGAGAGGAAGATCTTTCCGTCGATGATAAAGCAGAAATTGGACAGGATCTCTATATGGCTTGAGATGGTTGGTATTATGATGAACTTCATTGTTCTCAGAGTGTCAACTGCCAATTTTCGTCATTATAAGCATTTAAAACTGAGATTTGTGGTTTCTGAGACAAAGCAAAATTAAGACTAATCTGAggatcttcttcttcatttgaagCCCGTAAAGAACACGGTAATGGAATAGCAGTAGGACTTCCAGACTTCAGCCCGTGCAAAGAGATATGACTCTTGATTGACATAACAAGAATTATGAAAAAGATGCTCTTGACGGAGAGCATTATGATCGGAATCTTGAGGGAAGTTAGAATTTGATTCGGTATCCGTAGCTGATGAAGAGGACACCTTAAAATTAGAAGAAGATTAgagacacttttttttttacttttctttgAGATGCCAGTTATTGTACTATGTTAGTTCAGTTATTTCAATGTATTAGttggattattgtatttcattttgcgTAGTTATTGTTTTATACAAACTATGCTTTTATTTTTCTAATCTTTCCAGTTATTTTATAGTGTTTTTATGGTATCTCAATACTTATAGGGGGTTACTGTATTTCAGTTGCATAGTTATTTTCAACTTAcgccttttttttgtttttatttctttagtgAGCTTCATCTCAATATAATAAATGATTTACTCATtataataactgagtttctacatacAATAACTGCAAATACCCGAGTTTTATATTACAAGATAGAAATTTCAATATAATTGAGTTTgatctcaatacaataacacgatGTATTGTTTGAGACGCTTAGATGTAATGATGAAGACGCATAGTTTATTTGAGATGCCTAAGTGTAATCTGATGGAGACAAAATAGTTATATAATGAAAGCATGTCGTTTTTTTTAACGTTGATATAATGAAATGGTCActtattcaattaaacaagatgaaaataAACAATCGATAGAAAGTTgactatatttgagtttcatctccaTACAATAA
Protein-coding sequences here:
- the LOC141619882 gene encoding uncharacterized protein LOC141619882; this translates as MALIREVVVETDWLQVTQDALQTLLPGNWVMDMVIDAVGIRTTIENPSVVYFPTIIKGVVGKKGFRSQYVLLDYLPLNLNTTQLAFFPYCVERSHWFACVVDFGKRMNFILDSNLPRRREVRHKILLEQLLPALEIIARDSPRYTRLLEIKNFQWEVVQVPQQKNGYSRGVYLLKWLENLCDQASWSDERSYEV